The Pyrus communis chromosome 9, drPyrComm1.1, whole genome shotgun sequence genome has a segment encoding these proteins:
- the LOC137745592 gene encoding uncharacterized protein, whose protein sequence is MATASFLSGLKYSDSLTVVGISVCTAIICEAISWVLIYRTNSYKSLRSSIDKAAKKLETMKTDSSSAAKITKKSKTKKIDRVETSLKESSRDLSLFKFKSGAVVALVLFVVFGLLNSLFEGKPVAKLPFKPFGLVMKMSHRGLQGEDPTDCSMAFLYFLCSISIRTNLQKFLGFSPPRGASSGLFPMPDPKTN, encoded by the coding sequence ATGGCCACCGCCTCCTTCCTCTCCGGCCTCAAGTACTCCGACAGCCTGACGGTGGTGGGCATATCCGTCTGCACGGCCATCATCTGCGAGGCGATCTCGTGGGTCCTCATCTACCGCACCAACTCCTACAAGTCCCTCCGCTCCTCCATCGACAAAGCCGCCAAGAAGCTCGAGACCATGAAGACCGACTCCTCCTCCGCCgccaaaattaccaaaaaatcCAAGACCAAGAAGATCGACCGCGTCGAGACCAGCCTCAAGGAATCCAGCCGGGATTTGTCGCTCTTCAAGTTCAAGTCCGGCGCCGTTGTCGCCCTCGTCCTCTTCGTCGTCTTCGGGCTGCTCAACTCGCTGTTTGAGGGTAAGCCGGTGGCGAAATTACCCTTCAAGCCCTTTGGGCTGGTGATGAAGATGAGCCACCGAGGGCTGCAAGGGGAGGATCCGACGGACTGTTCGATGGCGTTTTTGTACTTTCTGTGCTCGATCAGTATTCGGACCAATTTGCAGAAATTCTTGGGCTTTTCGCCGCCGAGAGGTGCCAGTTCCGGGTTGTTCCCCATGCCCGACCCGAAAACCAATTGA